In a single window of the Streptomyces sp. NBC_00353 genome:
- a CDS encoding acetyl-CoA C-acetyltransferase, translating to MPEAVIVSAARSPIGRAFKGSLKDLRADDLTATIIQTALAKVPELDPKDIDDLMLGCGLPGGEQGNNLGRIIAVQMGMDHLPGCTVTRYCSSSLQTSRMALHAIKAGEGDVFISAGVEMVSRFVKGNSDSLPDTHNPLFAEAEARTAARAAETGASWHDPREDGLVPDAYIAMGQTAENLARLKGVTRQDMDEFGVRSQNLAEEAIKNGFWAREITPVTTPDGTVVSQDDGPRAGVTLEGVQGLKPVFRPDGLVTAANCCPLNDGAAALVIMSDTKARELGLTPLARIVSTGVSGLSPEIMGYGPVEASKQALKRAGLTIDDIDLAEINEAFAAQVIPSYRDLGLPLEKVNVNGGAIAVGHPFGMTGARITGTLINSLQFHDKQFGLETMCVGGGQGMAMVIERLS from the coding sequence ATGCCTGAAGCCGTGATCGTCTCTGCTGCCCGTTCCCCCATCGGCCGGGCCTTCAAGGGTTCGCTGAAGGACCTGCGGGCGGACGACCTGACCGCCACGATCATCCAGACCGCGCTGGCCAAGGTCCCCGAGCTGGACCCGAAGGACATCGACGACCTGATGCTCGGCTGCGGCCTCCCCGGCGGCGAGCAGGGCAACAATCTGGGCCGCATCATCGCCGTGCAGATGGGAATGGACCACCTTCCCGGCTGTACGGTCACCCGTTACTGCTCGTCCTCCCTGCAGACGAGCCGCATGGCGCTGCACGCCATCAAGGCCGGCGAGGGCGACGTCTTCATCTCGGCCGGTGTCGAGATGGTGTCCCGCTTCGTGAAGGGCAACTCCGACAGCCTGCCGGACACGCACAACCCGCTCTTCGCCGAGGCCGAGGCCCGCACCGCCGCGCGCGCCGCGGAGACCGGTGCGAGCTGGCACGACCCGCGCGAGGACGGTCTCGTCCCGGACGCGTACATCGCGATGGGGCAGACCGCCGAGAACCTGGCCCGGCTCAAGGGCGTCACCCGTCAGGACATGGACGAGTTCGGCGTACGGTCGCAGAACCTCGCCGAGGAAGCCATCAAGAACGGCTTCTGGGCGCGTGAGATCACCCCGGTCACGACCCCCGACGGCACGGTCGTCTCCCAGGACGACGGCCCGCGCGCGGGCGTCACGCTGGAGGGCGTACAGGGCCTGAAGCCGGTCTTCCGCCCTGACGGCCTGGTCACCGCCGCCAACTGCTGCCCGCTCAACGACGGCGCCGCCGCGCTCGTGATCATGTCCGACACGAAGGCGCGCGAGCTGGGTCTGACCCCGCTGGCCCGGATCGTCTCGACCGGCGTCTCCGGGCTCTCCCCCGAGATCATGGGGTACGGACCGGTGGAGGCCAGCAAGCAGGCGCTGAAGCGCGCCGGGCTCACCATCGACGACATCGACCTGGCCGAGATCAACGAGGCGTTCGCCGCCCAGGTGATCCCCTCCTACCGCGACCTCGGCCTGCCGCTGGAGAAGGTCAACGTCAACGGTGGTGCGATCGCCGTCGGCCACCCCTTCGGCATGACCGGCGCCCGGATCACCGGCACGCTGATCAACAGCCTGCAGTTCCACGACAAGCAGTTCGGGCTGGAGACCATGTGCGTGGGCGGCGGCCAGGGCATGGCGATGGTCATCGAGCGGCTGAGCTGA